In the Mya arenaria isolate MELC-2E11 chromosome 11, ASM2691426v1 genome, one interval contains:
- the LOC128207269 gene encoding kinesin-like protein KIF6 isoform X2, translating to MVKQTIQIFSRIKPTKSKAGLYHIDEDDEGLPRLTFNIPRDLAEGFINNKKENYKFRFQKVFDQNSKQDEIFDNVAKPVIDNVLQGYNGTIFAYGQTGSGKTFTITGGAEKYNDRGIIPRMLSYIFEYFEQNSDRAFTAHISYLEIYNESGYDLLDPKHEAAKLEDLPKVSLLEDSDQNIHLKNLSVHQASNEEEALNLLFLGDTNRMIAETPMNQASTRSHCIFTIHLTSREHGSATLRRAKLHLVDLAGSERVSKTGVNGVLLAEAKYINLSLHFLEQVIISLSDKSRSHIPYRNSMMTSVLRDSLGGNCMTTMIATCSIDKRNMDESISTCRFAQRVAMIKNDVMVNEEMDPKLLVQKLKREIQQLREELAMATGEQRTDELSPEDLDRCEDAVKAYLADADPEAMINVGTDMRKIHTCFRILKKRVLERPSPSPHKPPTPAPMEAPEPPVDTGPYSDTENNRLKQLVVQRDNEINILVNMLKKEKKRVKDASLQLEKLGQRPPSSARGEGYSESFSTSTSESRVNGHVSAGSRANTGNSDDWRRPPVGAPINQEKQRQRRENDAKVKKKILGDMSVGRQEAFELFRRDYHENQKIEHNKQVLKQCYAEAKSLGEKVNTLRHSINHLKSQIEHHRMTIAMQGLSESQSLEPDEEEVRLRGRMEEEKASYKETFNRLKTLKTEIEHLQHLLEKAKVKLMKDFELWWADQVSLSQQENQGSVGSGNTGTVRNAWATPPANISRGRTPSPAPSDTSQGGLPQGGRLGRVRGGVAGSIATQLRASNSADGRINEESPPRKQLLGSSSSTRSSPSGLRLTGDPQADADIMAFVKARQNILQQTQKR from the exons ATGGTGAAACAAACCATTCAAATATTCTCTAGAATCAAACCAACAAAATCAAAAGCTGGG TTATATCACATCGATGAAGATGATGAAGGATTACCCAGACTCACTTTTAACATTCCCAGAGACCTTGCTGAGGgatttatcaacaacaaaaaagaaaattataaatttag GTTTCAAAAAGTGTTTGATCAAAACTCAAAGCAAGATGAAATTTTTGACAATGTTGCAAAGCCAGTTATagataa TGTGTTGCAAGGATACAATGGAACAATCTTTGCTTATGGACAG ACCGGGAGTGGGAAGACATTCACCATCACTGGTGGAGCAGAGAAGTACAACGACAGAGGAATCATTCCCAGGATGCTCTCCTATATATTCGAATATTTTGAGCAg AACTCAGATCGGGCCTTTACGGCTCATATCTCGTACCTTGAGATCTACAATGAGAGTGGCTATGATCTGCTGGATCCAAAACATGAAGCTGCAAAATTAGAAGACTTGCC AAAGGTGAGCCTACTGGAGGATTCAGACCAGAACATCCACCTGAAAAACTTGTCTGTGCACCAGGCCAGCAATGAGGAGGAGGCACTAAATCTGCTGTTCCTTGGGGATACAAATAGAATGATAGCTGAG ACCCCTATGAACCAGGCGTCCACCCGCTCCCACTGTATATTTACTATTCATCTGACCTCGAGGGAACATGGCTCTGCCACCCTACGTAGAGCCAAACTTCACCTGGTGGATTTGGCTGG TTCAGAGAGGGTGTCAAAGACTGGAGTTAATGGCGTGCTGCTAGCGGAGGCGAAATACATCAACTTGTCTCTACACTTCCTGGAACAG GTGATTATCTCGCTGTCAGACAAGAGTCGTTCACACATCCCATACCGTAACTCAATGATGACCTCAGTGCTACGAGACAGTCTCGGGGGAAACTGTATGACCACCATGATCGCCACATGCTCCATAGACAAGAGGAACATGGAT GAGTCAATATCCACATGCCGTTTTGCGCAGCGTGTGGCCATGATCAAGAATGATGTGATGGTAAATGAGGAGATGGACCCCAAACTTCTTGTGCAGAAACTCAAGCGCGAGATCCAGCAACTCCGGGAGGAACTTGCCATGGCAACTGGGGAACAGCGTACAGATGAGTTGTCCCCAGAGGACCTTGATAG GTGTGAGGATGCTGTGAAGGCATACCTGGCTGATGCTGATCCAGAGGCCATGATAAATGTTGGCACTGACATGAGGAAAATACACACATGCTTCAGAATACTTAAG AAGCGAGTGTTGGAGCGCCCCAGTCCTTCCCCACACAAGCCTCCTACGCCAGCCCCGATGGAAGCCCCTGAGCCTCCTGTAGACACAGGTCCATACAGTGATACAGAAAACAACAGGCTTAAACAGCTTGTGGTCCAACGGGACAATGAAATCA ATATTTTGGTAAACATGTTGAAGAAGGAGAAGAAGCGCGTAAAGGATGCCTCCCTGCAGCTCGAGAAGCTCGGGCAACGGCCTCCTTCCAGCGCACGTGGTGAGGGGTACAGTGAAAG TTTTTCCACATCAACAAGTGAAAGTCGAGTGAATGGTCACGTATCAGCCGGGTCACGGGCAAACACTGGCAACTCAGATGACTGGAGACGACCACCTGTAGGTGCACCTATCAATCAAGAAAAACAGAGACAGCGAAGGGAAAATGATGCAAaagtcaaaaaaaaaatat TAGGAGACATGTCAGTGGGTCGTCAGGAAGCATTTGAGTTATTCCGGCGGGATTACCATGAGAATCAGAAGATAGAACACAACAAGCAGGTGCTCAAACAGTGTTATGCCGAGGCGAAGTCACTCGGAGAGAAAGTCAACACTCTCAGACATTCTATCA ATCATTTGAAAAGTCAAATAGAACATCACAGGATGACAATTGCAATGCAAG GTCTGAGTGAGTCCCAAAGCCTGGAACCAGATGAGGAGGAGGTGAGGCTGAGGGGCCGGATGGAGGAGGAGAAGGCCAG TTACAAGGAGACATTTAACCGTCTGAAGACATTGAAGACAGAGATAGAACACCTACAGCACTTGCTGGAGAAGGCCAAGGTGAAACTGATGAAGGACTTTGAGCTCTGGTGGGCAGATCAGGTCTCTCTCTCACAG CAAGAGAACCAGGGCAGTGTGGGAAGTGGTAACACAGGTACAGTGCGGAACGCATGGGCGACACCACCAGCCAACATATCCAGAGGTCGGACCCCCTCCCCTGCCCCTTCAGACACCTCCCAGGGGGGCTTGCCCCAGGGTGGGAGACTTGGGCGTGTCAGAGGAGGGGTTGCAGGCAGTATAGCTACGCAGCTGCGGGCTTCCAATAGTGCTGATGGGCGGATAAATGAGGAGAGCCCGCCAAGAAAACAGTTACTTGGCAGCAGCAGTAGCACAAG GTCCAGTCCATCAGGTCTCCGACTGACAGGGGATCCTCAGGCAGATGCTGACATCATGGCCTTTGTCAAGGCCAGACAGAACATACTACAGCAAA ccCAGAAGCGATGA
- the LOC128207269 gene encoding kinesin-like protein KIF6 isoform X1, with the protein MVKQTIQIFSRIKPTKSKAGLYHIDEDDEGLPRLTFNIPRDLAEGFINNKKENYKFRFQKVFDQNSKQDEIFDNVAKPVIDNVLQGYNGTIFAYGQTGSGKTFTITGGAEKYNDRGIIPRMLSYIFEYFEQNSDRAFTAHISYLEIYNESGYDLLDPKHEAAKLEDLPKVSLLEDSDQNIHLKNLSVHQASNEEEALNLLFLGDTNRMIAETPMNQASTRSHCIFTIHLTSREHGSATLRRAKLHLVDLAGSERVSKTGVNGVLLAEAKYINLSLHFLEQVIISLSDKSRSHIPYRNSMMTSVLRDSLGGNCMTTMIATCSIDKRNMDESISTCRFAQRVAMIKNDVMVNEEMDPKLLVQKLKREIQQLREELAMATGEQRTDELSPEDLDRCEDAVKAYLADADPEAMINVGTDMRKIHTCFRILKKRVLERPSPSPHKPPTPAPMEAPEPPVDTGPYSDTENNRLKQLVVQRDNEINILVNMLKKEKKRVKDASLQLEKLGQRPPSSARGEGYSESFSTSTSESRVNGHVSAGSRANTGNSDDWRRPPVGAPINQEKQRQRRENDAKVKKKILGDMSVGRQEAFELFRRDYHENQKIEHNKQVLKQCYAEAKSLGEKVNTLRHSINHLKSQIEHHRMTIAMQGLSESQSLEPDEEEVRLRGRMEEEKASYKETFNRLKTLKTEIEHLQHLLEKAKVKLMKDFELWWADQVSLSQQQENQGSVGSGNTGTVRNAWATPPANISRGRTPSPAPSDTSQGGLPQGGRLGRVRGGVAGSIATQLRASNSADGRINEESPPRKQLLGSSSSTRSSPSGLRLTGDPQADADIMAFVKARQNILQQTQKR; encoded by the exons ATGGTGAAACAAACCATTCAAATATTCTCTAGAATCAAACCAACAAAATCAAAAGCTGGG TTATATCACATCGATGAAGATGATGAAGGATTACCCAGACTCACTTTTAACATTCCCAGAGACCTTGCTGAGGgatttatcaacaacaaaaaagaaaattataaatttag GTTTCAAAAAGTGTTTGATCAAAACTCAAAGCAAGATGAAATTTTTGACAATGTTGCAAAGCCAGTTATagataa TGTGTTGCAAGGATACAATGGAACAATCTTTGCTTATGGACAG ACCGGGAGTGGGAAGACATTCACCATCACTGGTGGAGCAGAGAAGTACAACGACAGAGGAATCATTCCCAGGATGCTCTCCTATATATTCGAATATTTTGAGCAg AACTCAGATCGGGCCTTTACGGCTCATATCTCGTACCTTGAGATCTACAATGAGAGTGGCTATGATCTGCTGGATCCAAAACATGAAGCTGCAAAATTAGAAGACTTGCC AAAGGTGAGCCTACTGGAGGATTCAGACCAGAACATCCACCTGAAAAACTTGTCTGTGCACCAGGCCAGCAATGAGGAGGAGGCACTAAATCTGCTGTTCCTTGGGGATACAAATAGAATGATAGCTGAG ACCCCTATGAACCAGGCGTCCACCCGCTCCCACTGTATATTTACTATTCATCTGACCTCGAGGGAACATGGCTCTGCCACCCTACGTAGAGCCAAACTTCACCTGGTGGATTTGGCTGG TTCAGAGAGGGTGTCAAAGACTGGAGTTAATGGCGTGCTGCTAGCGGAGGCGAAATACATCAACTTGTCTCTACACTTCCTGGAACAG GTGATTATCTCGCTGTCAGACAAGAGTCGTTCACACATCCCATACCGTAACTCAATGATGACCTCAGTGCTACGAGACAGTCTCGGGGGAAACTGTATGACCACCATGATCGCCACATGCTCCATAGACAAGAGGAACATGGAT GAGTCAATATCCACATGCCGTTTTGCGCAGCGTGTGGCCATGATCAAGAATGATGTGATGGTAAATGAGGAGATGGACCCCAAACTTCTTGTGCAGAAACTCAAGCGCGAGATCCAGCAACTCCGGGAGGAACTTGCCATGGCAACTGGGGAACAGCGTACAGATGAGTTGTCCCCAGAGGACCTTGATAG GTGTGAGGATGCTGTGAAGGCATACCTGGCTGATGCTGATCCAGAGGCCATGATAAATGTTGGCACTGACATGAGGAAAATACACACATGCTTCAGAATACTTAAG AAGCGAGTGTTGGAGCGCCCCAGTCCTTCCCCACACAAGCCTCCTACGCCAGCCCCGATGGAAGCCCCTGAGCCTCCTGTAGACACAGGTCCATACAGTGATACAGAAAACAACAGGCTTAAACAGCTTGTGGTCCAACGGGACAATGAAATCA ATATTTTGGTAAACATGTTGAAGAAGGAGAAGAAGCGCGTAAAGGATGCCTCCCTGCAGCTCGAGAAGCTCGGGCAACGGCCTCCTTCCAGCGCACGTGGTGAGGGGTACAGTGAAAG TTTTTCCACATCAACAAGTGAAAGTCGAGTGAATGGTCACGTATCAGCCGGGTCACGGGCAAACACTGGCAACTCAGATGACTGGAGACGACCACCTGTAGGTGCACCTATCAATCAAGAAAAACAGAGACAGCGAAGGGAAAATGATGCAAaagtcaaaaaaaaaatat TAGGAGACATGTCAGTGGGTCGTCAGGAAGCATTTGAGTTATTCCGGCGGGATTACCATGAGAATCAGAAGATAGAACACAACAAGCAGGTGCTCAAACAGTGTTATGCCGAGGCGAAGTCACTCGGAGAGAAAGTCAACACTCTCAGACATTCTATCA ATCATTTGAAAAGTCAAATAGAACATCACAGGATGACAATTGCAATGCAAG GTCTGAGTGAGTCCCAAAGCCTGGAACCAGATGAGGAGGAGGTGAGGCTGAGGGGCCGGATGGAGGAGGAGAAGGCCAG TTACAAGGAGACATTTAACCGTCTGAAGACATTGAAGACAGAGATAGAACACCTACAGCACTTGCTGGAGAAGGCCAAGGTGAAACTGATGAAGGACTTTGAGCTCTGGTGGGCAGATCAGGTCTCTCTCTCACAG CAGCAAGAGAACCAGGGCAGTGTGGGAAGTGGTAACACAGGTACAGTGCGGAACGCATGGGCGACACCACCAGCCAACATATCCAGAGGTCGGACCCCCTCCCCTGCCCCTTCAGACACCTCCCAGGGGGGCTTGCCCCAGGGTGGGAGACTTGGGCGTGTCAGAGGAGGGGTTGCAGGCAGTATAGCTACGCAGCTGCGGGCTTCCAATAGTGCTGATGGGCGGATAAATGAGGAGAGCCCGCCAAGAAAACAGTTACTTGGCAGCAGCAGTAGCACAAG GTCCAGTCCATCAGGTCTCCGACTGACAGGGGATCCTCAGGCAGATGCTGACATCATGGCCTTTGTCAAGGCCAGACAGAACATACTACAGCAAA ccCAGAAGCGATGA